The sequence below is a genomic window from Harmonia axyridis chromosome 1, icHarAxyr1.1, whole genome shotgun sequence.
tttcacacaaaaacatatttcatccttttCTACTGAAAATGAGGACTAGCGTAAATTCCAACCTCTCTTTAGTCagtttgttttttgtttcagtgcAGTCCTGACGTAGACATTAGGCATAGCTTTTAGCAGGTTCAAGTTtaattatcttttattttttttcgtaaGTATAAGTAACGGTAAGTAGGTAAGAATATAAATATTAAGCACCTCTTGACCATAATTGATCAGCATGTCATCATCTAGTTATTCATGTTGCATCCCAAATTGTGCGAATATTTATTATAGGGGTTCAACCACGAACAAGCACTTTTTTCGGCCTCCTCCAACTAAAATTTTAGAATGGGATAAAGCAATTAAATCTGTACATTCCATACAGACCTGCATTTTGAATCGCCTTGTTACATCTAGGAGCCAAGGAAAAAATTGTGaagatgatttatttatttatttatttatttcaacggtACAACCATTTTTTACATGATAACGAAATGATGGCATAGACATTCTTGAAGATttaaaaaactttttggaattcaaatctaatgataataataataataataaaaaccactTCGTAAgttcaattgatttttcaaaatttaaagatAAAAAGCCTCCCAATAATATGAGCGAAATTGATGACCAAGCTCTGGTTTATGTTTGTGgatattttgtaaaaaaattttttggtctATTGTGTCATCAATGCAAAGAATGTCTTTTAAGTACTCAAGTATTAGAGTTTCATACATTCACAATGTTTAAGGAATACGGAGATCACAAGAGGTGCTTGCATTATGTATCTGAGGGATTGTGTTTTTACGTTGCTCATATGCATGATGTGATAATAGAAATTTTAGGAAGTCATGGTCACTTTTTGAATATATATGAGGAAATTCTTTGTTTCGTGAGAGAAAATATAtcattcaactttttcaaatgtTCTGAACATTATCAGAGTGTTCAGAATATGTTGAATAAAGTAATTTTGGacttaatatttcataaatattttaatgatactaagaaaaatttaagaagaaaataTGTAACACAAAGGTCAGttccaaagaaatttcttcatataTAGATTTTATCTGATAgaataaaacttcttattgtTCTTATCaatatttactcttttagttGTTCCACCAGAATTCGTTTTTATTGTTTGTTGATATACATAATGTATGTTTATTTACAAATTATACCTGTGATAGAAATGAGATTTTTAGTTACTGtcagaatttttgtttttttttatatacagtaGACTCGCAATAACGTGAACTTGCGATACCGTGAATGGCTCTATAACGTGAACAGAAATTCTGATCCATTGACTACTCTGTAACGTGAACATCGCAGAAATTCGGTAACATGAACAGAGACAGATAATCTAATTTTTTCGCTTACGAACACGTTCAGACTTGTTTGCATAGTCATAATACATTTAGTATCTCAGATTTATTGAAACAGTGAATATCGTACTTTGCGTTTACGGAATATCAGAGTGTAACGATGCCTCCGAAGTGTTTAACTCTATTTGAGAAAGCGAATATATTAGACGAACACAAAAAAGGTCTAAGTGTAACTGCTTTGTCTGTGAAATATGGCGTAGCAAAATCAACGATTTGTTCCATAAAGAAGAAGGCTGAAAAAATAAAGGACTCTGTCAATAAAACCTTGAAACCTAGCAAGAAGCGAACGTTGAGAAGACCGGAAAATCCAAAAATGGaaagaaaattatacaaatgGTTCCTAAATCAGAGGAAACATAATGTTCCTGTCACAGGAGATATGATTAAACACATGGCATCAAAATTACATGAAGAATTTAAAGaaaccaataatttcaatgcCAGTGATGGTTGGCTACAGCGATTTAAAATTCGACATGGCGTtagatttttaaaaattactGGCGAAAAGCTATCATCGCAACCAGAATTAGTCGATCCTTTCAAGCAGAAGCTGAAGAATTTAATTCAAGAACATCACCTAAGTAACCATCAAATATACAATGCAGATGAAACAGGCCTTTTTTGGAAACTTCTCCCTGACAAAACATTTGTTGCCCTTTCTGAAAAAGCAGCTCCTGGATTGAAGATGGCTAAGCAACGTATTACTTTATTGGGGTGCGTGAATGCTAATGGTTCGCATAAGTTGACGCCTTTATTAATAGGTAAAGCAGCGAAGCCAAgatgttttaaaaattttaaaaatccgTTCATCTACAAGCACTCAAAAAATGCTTGGATGACGATAGACATCTTGAAGACAtggttttttcatcattttattccAGAGGTGAGtgacatgtaatttttttacgttTCGTATAACATAATGATATCAAACTCAAATTTCAGGTCAGATCCTTTCTGCGAGGTCAAAAACTGCCTCAAAAAGCAATTCTCATTTTGGATAATGCTCCTTGTCATCCGCCGGCTGAGGAATTACGAAGTTCAGATGGAATAATTTTCACTGTTTATATGCCGCCCAACGTGACTCCTTTGATCCAACCCATGGATCAGAATATCCTACGTTTAACAAAACTACATTACAGAAGGAGCTTATTGAGTCAAATTGTGAGTCAAAAGGAAAACATAACCGATGCTCTGAAACGACTTACTTTAAAAGATTGTGTGGCTCATTTACAAGTTGCATGGATCAAATTGGATGCAGAGATGATTTCAAAGTGTTGGAAAAATTTGTTTGATCGCACTGAAGATTTCACTGATGAGGATAATATACCTTTGAGTATGTTACAAGAAATGCTCAATAGAGAAAAAGTTGTTGTGAAAGATACAATATCACTCTTAATGGAACTTCAACCGGTAAGTAAAATCAGCAtacattttcatttccttcaaattttctatattttagcatgataataatgaaaaagaaattgaacGGTGGAATTGCGATGAGCTAGAtatgaatgatgaaaatattccagaaaaCAGCGACGATGAAGATAACGATGTCGATATTGTAAGGCCCAAAGTTCCACATTTCGAAGCAGTGAAATCAATTTCCACTGTTATTTATtgggctgaagaaaattttatggaaatacAAGACATAATAACTTTGAAACGCCTGCAAGAAAAAGCTGTACTGGAAAATTTGAAGAGTAAAcaaattcaaaccaaaattacacaatatttcaagtgttaaaataaatgaattattataaaatacgtCACAAAATTTGCACATTGCCCTACCCCCCTTAAGATGAACACTTCCGATAACTCGAACACCCTTGATACATTTTGTGTTCACAGTATCGCGAGtctactgtatatatatatttatttagttagataattatttgccgaataaagtaaggAGGATTGGTTTGGGTATCAAGGCTTGAAACCCAAACCACTCCTCcctatatttatttatcaattttatttgtGAAATGTAGTTTATTTTGTATGTTAACATGGTGTCATGGTCATCGTGTCTGTTTTTTAGAATACATTTCTTAAAAATACTAAAATTCCTATGAGtacatatttttaaaaacaaaattcattaAGTCAGTTGCATAATAATTTTAGTATTATCAAAATGATATGCTACTGACTAAACAGGTTCTGCTTCTGAAAATGTGCCATCCATAGAAACTTTAGTATTCTTCGGAtatgttttccaaaaaaaatttgactttTGCCAAAACACCTACGATATGAGGTGGGAGTTTAGTGGGTGAGAGCCCCACACAAGTCCTAGCAGCGTTACGTCACAAGCCCAGCTGCTAGGAAAGGCTGTTAGAGCTTCTTCATTCCTCAGGgcgaaaagaaaaataaaaaaaaagtgaaacaaaCAGAGCTTTACTTTCACTTCATATTGTTCTTTTGTTATCACCTCACTTTTTACAAAAATCTTTCCAGGATCACCGttaatttttcactttgttccagGTTTCGAACAGCTTATGTGGGAGTTCTGCCAAAGAATTCAAGATTCCAATTCTAAATCAACCCTTCGATTTCCTGGATTGTTGTCAGTAATCacagaaattgttattttattgttaatcttcaaatgaaatgtttccttctTCAATAGTTAAGTG
It includes:
- the LOC123673680 gene encoding jerky protein homolog-like, with translation MPPKCLTLFEKANILDEHKKGLSVTALSVKYGVAKSTICSIKKKAEKIKDSVNKTLKPSKKRTLRRPENPKMERKLYKWFLNQRKHNVPVTGDMIKHMASKLHEEFKETNNFNASDGWLQRFKIRHGVRFLKITGEKLSSQPELVDPFKQKLKNLIQEHHLSNHQIYNADETGLFWKLLPDKTFVALSEKAAPGLKMAKQRITLLGCVNANGSHKLTPLLIGKAAKPRCFKNFKNPFIYKHSKNAWMTIDILKTWFFHHFIPEVRSFLRGQKLPQKAILILDNAPCHPPAEELRSSDGIIFTVYMPPNVTPLIQPMDQNILRLTKLHYRRSLLSQIVSQKENITDALKRLTLKDCVAHLQVAWIKLDAEMISKCWKNLFDRTEDFTDEDNIPLSMLQEMLNREKVVVKDTISLLMELQPVSKISIHFHFLQIFYILA